The following are from one region of the Synechococcus sp. CBW1108 genome:
- the moeB gene encoding molybdopterin-synthase adenylyltransferase MoeB — protein sequence MLPPDTSGVQLSPDEVARYGRHLILPEVGMEGQKRLKAASVLCVGTGGLGSPLLLYLAAAGVGRLGIVDFDVVDHSNLQRQVIHGTSWVGKPKIESAKARILEINPHCQVDLYQTALTSDNALEIIRPYDIVCDGTDNFPTRYLVNDACVLLGKPNVYGSIFRFEGQATVFNLDAESPNYRDLFPEPPPPGMVPSCAEGGVVGVLPGIIGLIQATEAVKIIAGIGTSLSGRLLLFDALGMKFRELKLRPNPERPVIDKLIDYQEFCGVGGSAPGQEEAGAVDSISVTELKTLLDGDTSGLVLVDVRNPPEADIALIPGATLIPLDQIESGVAIDQIRDLAAGKKLYVHCKLGGRSAKALIALRRHGIEGINVSGGIDAWSQEVDPAVPRY from the coding sequence ATGCTTCCTCCCGACACCAGCGGCGTCCAGCTCAGCCCCGATGAGGTGGCCCGCTACGGCCGCCACCTGATCCTGCCCGAGGTTGGAATGGAGGGCCAGAAGCGGCTCAAGGCCGCCTCGGTGCTTTGTGTGGGAACTGGAGGGTTGGGCTCGCCGCTGCTGCTCTATCTGGCCGCCGCCGGGGTGGGCCGCCTCGGCATCGTCGATTTCGACGTGGTCGACCACTCCAACCTGCAGCGCCAGGTGATCCACGGCACCAGCTGGGTGGGCAAACCCAAGATCGAATCGGCCAAGGCGCGCATCCTCGAGATCAACCCCCACTGCCAGGTGGATCTCTACCAAACCGCGCTGACCAGCGACAACGCTCTCGAGATCATTCGGCCCTACGACATCGTCTGCGACGGCACCGACAACTTCCCCACCCGCTACCTGGTGAACGACGCCTGCGTGCTGCTGGGCAAGCCCAATGTCTACGGCTCGATCTTTCGCTTCGAGGGCCAGGCCACGGTGTTCAACCTGGATGCGGAAAGCCCCAACTACCGCGACCTGTTCCCCGAGCCGCCGCCGCCGGGCATGGTGCCCTCCTGCGCCGAGGGCGGAGTGGTGGGGGTGCTGCCCGGCATCATCGGCCTGATCCAGGCCACCGAAGCTGTCAAGATCATTGCCGGCATCGGCACCAGCCTCAGCGGCCGCCTGTTGTTGTTTGATGCCCTGGGCATGAAGTTCCGCGAGCTCAAACTTCGGCCCAACCCCGAGCGGCCGGTGATCGACAAACTTATTGATTATCAAGAGTTCTGCGGGGTGGGCGGCAGTGCTCCGGGCCAGGAGGAGGCCGGCGCGGTGGACAGCATCAGTGTTACCGAACTAAAAACCCTGCTTGATGGCGACACCAGTGGCCTCGTGCTGGTGGATGTGCGCAATCCCCCCGAGGCCGACATAGCTCTGATCCCCGGCGCCACCCTCATCCCCCTCGACCAGATCGAGAGCGGCGTGGCGATTGATCAGATCCGCGACCTGGCGGCCGGCAAGAAGCTTTACGTGCACTGCAAGCTGGGCGGCCGTAGCGCCAAAGCGCTCATCGCCCTTCGGCGCCACGGCATCGAGGGCATCAATGTCTCAGGCGGCATCGATGCCTGGAGCCAGGAGGTGGATCCGGCCGTGCCGCGCTACTGA
- a CDS encoding cob(I)yrinic acid a,c-diamide adenosyltransferase: MSSTQTPQRGTGRGIGIRTAAGSDERAHGQLHVYDGDGKGKSQAALGVVLRTIGLGICEQKRTRVLLLRFLKGPGRAYDEDAAIEALQQGFPHLIDQVRTGRGEFFSAEEATKFDRQEAQRGWDIAKGAIASDLYSVVVLDELNPVLDLGLLDIDDVARTLAAKPGGMEVICTGRGAPHKLVQLADLHSEMRAHQGPGGLDGVEIYTGEGKGKSTSALGKGLQAIGRGISQDKSHRVLILQWLKGGSGYTEDAAIAALRESYPHLVDHLRSGRDAIVWRGQQQPIDYVEAERAWEIARAAISSGLYKTVILDEINPTVDLELLPVEPIVQTLLRKPAETEVILTGRCKNRPAYFDLASVYSEMVCHKHYAERGVDLKRGVDY, translated from the coding sequence ATGAGCAGCACCCAGACGCCGCAGCGGGGCACGGGCCGGGGCATCGGCATCCGCACTGCCGCCGGCAGCGATGAGAGGGCCCACGGCCAGCTGCATGTGTATGACGGCGACGGCAAGGGCAAGAGCCAGGCCGCCCTCGGGGTGGTGCTGCGCACGATCGGCCTGGGCATTTGCGAGCAGAAACGCACCAGGGTGTTGCTGCTGCGCTTCCTCAAGGGGCCGGGCCGGGCCTACGACGAAGATGCCGCCATCGAAGCCCTGCAGCAGGGCTTTCCCCACCTGATTGACCAGGTGCGCACGGGCCGGGGCGAATTCTTCAGCGCCGAGGAGGCGACCAAATTCGACCGGCAGGAGGCCCAGCGCGGCTGGGACATTGCCAAGGGCGCCATCGCCAGCGACCTCTACTCAGTGGTGGTGCTCGATGAGCTCAACCCCGTGCTGGACCTGGGCCTGCTGGACATCGACGACGTGGCCCGCACCCTGGCGGCCAAGCCAGGCGGAATGGAAGTGATCTGCACGGGGCGCGGTGCCCCCCACAAGCTGGTGCAACTGGCAGACCTCCACTCGGAAATGCGGGCCCACCAGGGGCCCGGGGGTCTCGATGGGGTCGAGATCTACACCGGCGAGGGCAAGGGCAAATCCACCAGCGCCCTCGGCAAGGGCCTACAGGCCATCGGCCGGGGTATCAGCCAAGACAAAAGCCACCGGGTGCTGATCCTGCAGTGGCTCAAGGGCGGCAGCGGCTACACCGAGGATGCGGCGATTGCCGCCCTGCGCGAGAGCTATCCCCACCTGGTGGATCACCTGCGCTCTGGCCGCGATGCGATTGTCTGGCGCGGCCAGCAGCAGCCGATCGACTACGTGGAGGCCGAGCGGGCCTGGGAGATCGCCAGGGCAGCCATCTCCAGCGGCCTATACAAAACCGTGATCCTCGATGAGATCAACCCCACGGTGGATCTCGAGCTGCTGCCGGTGGAGCCGATCGTGCAGACCCTATTGCGCAAGCCCGCCGAAACGGAAGTAATCCTCACCGGCCGCTGCAAAAATCGCCCCGCCTACTTCGACCTGGCCAGCGTCTACTCCGAGATGGTGTGCCACAAGCACTACGCCGAGCGGGGCGTGGATCTCAAGCGGGGCGTGGATTACTGA
- the larE gene encoding ATP-dependent sacrificial sulfur transferase LarE produces MHFSLLEPLPPALAGALTELRGQLAALNPVVVAYSGGVDSALVAAIALEQCGQGALAITGVSPALAPHLRQEARIQAGWLGIRHREIPTSELADPAYASNPEQRCYACKRELHRLLAPIAAAARGASVVDGVNADDLGDHRPGIRAAREFGVRSPLAAVGLTKAEVRQLSRALGLPWWDKPAQPCLASRFAYGEPITAERLQRVAAAEAWLLAAGWAEVRVRCQGQTARIELPAEQLELALGRWAKSEPRQALVTAFLALGFTAVGLDLEGLVSGKLNRELAASPLPELSGSGQQ; encoded by the coding sequence ATGCACTTTTCTCTTCTAGAACCTCTGCCACCGGCCCTGGCGGGGGCCTTGACTGAACTGCGTGGCCAGCTGGCAGCCCTCAACCCGGTGGTGGTGGCCTACTCCGGCGGGGTTGACAGCGCCCTGGTGGCGGCCATCGCCCTCGAGCAGTGTGGGCAGGGGGCCCTGGCGATCACCGGGGTTTCACCGGCTCTGGCGCCCCACCTGCGTCAGGAAGCCCGCATCCAGGCCGGCTGGCTTGGCATTCGCCACCGGGAAATCCCCACCTCGGAGCTGGCAGACCCCGCCTACGCCAGCAATCCTGAGCAGCGCTGCTATGCCTGTAAGCGGGAGTTGCACCGCCTGCTGGCGCCGATTGCGGCGGCGGCGAGGGGAGCAAGCGTGGTCGATGGCGTCAATGCCGATGACCTTGGCGACCATCGCCCGGGCATCCGGGCTGCCCGGGAATTCGGCGTGCGTTCTCCCCTGGCTGCGGTTGGCCTGACTAAAGCTGAGGTGCGCCAGCTCTCGCGGGCGCTGGGTTTGCCCTGGTGGGACAAGCCCGCCCAGCCCTGCCTGGCGTCCCGCTTTGCCTACGGAGAGCCGATCACGGCTGAACGGCTGCAACGGGTGGCGGCGGCGGAGGCCTGGTTGTTGGCCGCCGGCTGGGCCGAGGTGCGGGTGCGCTGCCAGGGCCAGACGGCCCGCATCGAGCTCCCGGCCGAGCAACTGGAACTTGCCCTTGGTCGCTGGGCTAAAAGTGAGCCCAGGCAGGCCCTAGTGACGGCCTTCCTCGCCCTTGGCTTCACGGCCGTGGGTCTGGACCTGGAGGGACTGGTGAGCGGCAAGCTCAACCGGGAGCTTGCGGCCAGTCCGCTTCCAGAGCTCAGCGGCTCAGGGCAGCAGTAA
- the speD gene encoding adenosylmethionine decarboxylase translates to MTQTLPCLHPNPGWTEAPAAIHPAAPLPHQVSDTVGKHCILELYGCDGNKLDDELFLRATITAAARRAGATLLNLITHRFEPQGVTGLALLAESHISIHTWPESGYAAVDVFTCGDHTMPEKACAVLVDELMADTHKLTSFRRETPSCIHSNLREPLHGQPFTAALSR, encoded by the coding sequence ATGACCCAGACCCTGCCCTGCCTCCACCCGAACCCGGGATGGACCGAGGCCCCCGCAGCGATCCACCCAGCTGCCCCCCTCCCCCACCAGGTTTCCGATACTGTCGGGAAACACTGCATTCTCGAGCTCTACGGTTGCGACGGCAACAAGCTCGACGACGAACTTTTCCTCAGGGCCACCATCACCGCAGCAGCAAGGCGTGCCGGTGCCACCCTGCTCAACCTGATCACCCACCGTTTCGAACCCCAGGGCGTCACGGGGCTGGCCCTGCTGGCCGAATCGCACATCTCCATCCACACCTGGCCCGAATCGGGCTATGCAGCGGTGGATGTGTTCACCTGCGGGGACCACACCATGCCGGAGAAGGCCTGTGCCGTGCTTGTCGATGAGCTGATGGCTGACACCCACAAGCTCACCAGCTTCCGCCGCGAAACCCCCTCCTGCATCCACAGCAATCTGCGGGAGCCCCTGCACGGGCAGCCGTTTACTGCTGCCCTGAGCCGCTGA
- the recF gene encoding DNA replication/repair protein RecF, whose amino-acid sequence MELLNFRNISHLELALEAPRLLVIGANGEGKSNLLESVELLGCLRSHRTASDRDLIQHGQSSCQVRASTGSSDQLALHLRRSGGRMALRNGKVLDRQLDLLGSLRCVGFSALDLELVRGEPAGRRQWLDRVVLQLEPVYGDLLSRYGRLLRQRSQLLRRSLGGGDLQGLLDAFDLQMAVIGTRLQRRRSRAIRRLEPLAAAWQARLSGGRECLELEYQGGAQVGGEDAEDPWRDALLAQLQQQRGEELRLGQCTVGPHRDELGLILAGQGARRYGSAGQQRTLVLALKLAELELVGTVLGEPPLLLLDDVLAELDPERQQLLLEAVGEGHQCLVSATHLGAFSGGWQAQSQLVHMRAGQISLHNQLW is encoded by the coding sequence CTGGAGCTGCTGAATTTTCGCAATATCAGCCATCTGGAGCTGGCCCTGGAGGCCCCCCGGCTGCTGGTGATTGGCGCCAATGGCGAGGGCAAATCAAACCTGCTGGAATCGGTGGAATTGCTGGGGTGCCTGCGTTCCCACCGCACCGCCAGCGATCGCGACCTGATCCAGCACGGGCAGAGCAGCTGCCAGGTGCGGGCCTCAACCGGCAGCAGTGATCAGCTGGCGCTCCACCTGCGCCGCAGTGGCGGGCGCATGGCCCTGCGCAACGGCAAGGTGCTGGATCGCCAGCTCGACCTGCTGGGATCGCTGCGCTGCGTGGGTTTCAGCGCCCTCGACCTCGAATTGGTGCGGGGCGAGCCCGCTGGCCGGCGCCAATGGCTCGACCGGGTGGTGCTGCAGCTCGAACCTGTCTATGGCGACCTGCTCAGCCGCTACGGCCGGCTCCTGCGCCAGCGCAGCCAGCTGCTGCGGCGGAGCCTCGGCGGCGGCGATCTGCAGGGCCTGCTCGATGCCTTTGATCTGCAGATGGCTGTGATCGGCACCCGACTGCAGCGCCGTCGGTCGCGGGCCATCCGCAGGCTGGAGCCCCTGGCCGCCGCCTGGCAGGCAAGGCTCAGCGGCGGCCGGGAATGCCTGGAGCTCGAGTATCAGGGCGGCGCCCAGGTGGGTGGCGAAGATGCCGAGGATCCCTGGCGGGATGCCTTACTGGCCCAACTGCAGCAGCAGCGAGGCGAAGAACTGCGACTCGGGCAGTGCACGGTGGGGCCCCACCGCGACGAGCTGGGCTTGATCCTGGCCGGGCAGGGGGCTCGGCGCTACGGCTCGGCGGGCCAGCAGCGCACCCTGGTGCTGGCCCTCAAGCTGGCCGAGTTGGAGCTGGTGGGCACGGTGCTGGGGGAGCCGCCCCTGCTGCTGCTCGACGACGTGCTGGCCGAGCTCGATCCGGAACGGCAACAACTTCTGCTCGAGGCGGTGGGCGAGGGGCACCAGTGCCTGGTGAGCGCCACCCACCTGGGGGCCTTCAGCGGCGGCTGGCAGGCCCAGAGCCAGCTGGTGCACATGCGCGCCGGTCAAATTAGCCTTCATAACCAACTATGGTGA
- a CDS encoding N-acetyltransferase has translation MIPFRSQPLAPRLREGYALLANSLPSPDELNRLLLASGDRSRNPDRWQRVLDNSLWHLGVQSPEGKLVGFVRATSDLALNANLWDLCADPGDPHQGDILAVLVHGSLGKLRRELAGCSISLSAPPEALAALDRYGFSVDPGGIRAMGLNLLG, from the coding sequence TTGATCCCTTTCCGCAGCCAGCCCCTAGCCCCGCGTCTGCGGGAGGGCTATGCGCTGCTCGCCAACAGCCTCCCCAGCCCCGACGAGCTCAATCGGCTCCTGCTGGCCAGCGGCGATCGCAGCCGCAACCCAGACCGGTGGCAGCGGGTGCTGGACAACAGCCTCTGGCATCTGGGGGTGCAATCCCCCGAGGGCAAATTGGTGGGTTTCGTGCGGGCCACCAGCGATCTGGCCCTCAATGCCAACCTCTGGGACCTGTGCGCCGATCCGGGGGATCCGCACCAGGGCGACATCCTGGCGGTGCTGGTGCATGGCTCCCTCGGCAAGCTGCGCAGGGAGTTAGCCGGGTGCAGCATTTCGCTCTCAGCCCCGCCTGAGGCCCTGGCCGCCCTGGATCGCTATGGATTTTCCGTCGATCCCGGCGGCATTAGGGCGATGGGCCTCAACTTGCTCGGGTGA